From Candidatus Neomarinimicrobiota bacterium, the proteins below share one genomic window:
- a CDS encoding ABC transporter permease: MRRFIGFLKKEFLHIFRDSRTLVVLFGIPIAQLLIFGFVIVNDIKHIDVLVIDHSGDEVTQDMIQKLSGNPYFNIVSNRNDERYEDLFKKGTIQEVLVFEKQFARNYIQGNPATVQLLADGSEPNTAHLIVNYTQGVLQSYLSNSYSDQSIPGFYVRMFYNEELRSPHVFVPGTMALILMLISAMMTSISITREKEMGSMEILLASPMRPAQIIAGKVLPYLLLSVINAVIIIALGFYVFHVPIEGSLILLLAESILFIAMALALGIMISAVSPNQQVAMMISMFALMMPTMLLSGFIFPIDSMPIPLQWFSILMPPRWFIVILKRIMLKGVSFTYVWKETAIISGMFIFFLVVSIRKFKIRLE, translated from the coding sequence ATGAGACGATTTATAGGTTTTCTGAAAAAAGAATTTCTCCACATTTTTCGTGACTCACGGACCCTTGTGGTCCTGTTTGGAATTCCGATTGCACAACTTCTGATTTTTGGATTTGTTATCGTGAACGATATCAAGCATATTGATGTGTTAGTTATAGATCATTCAGGTGATGAAGTGACACAAGATATGATTCAAAAGTTATCAGGCAACCCCTATTTTAATATTGTTTCCAATCGAAACGATGAACGGTATGAAGATTTGTTTAAAAAAGGAACCATTCAGGAAGTGCTTGTTTTCGAAAAACAATTTGCTCGGAATTACATCCAGGGAAATCCGGCAACTGTCCAATTGCTGGCAGATGGATCAGAACCGAATACAGCACATCTGATTGTCAATTATACCCAGGGTGTCCTTCAGTCATATCTCTCCAATTCCTATTCTGACCAGTCAATTCCCGGTTTTTATGTCCGGATGTTTTATAATGAGGAGCTTCGGAGTCCCCATGTGTTTGTCCCCGGGACCATGGCTTTAATTCTGATGCTCATATCCGCCATGATGACATCCATCTCCATAACCCGGGAAAAGGAAATGGGTTCAATGGAAATTCTGCTGGCATCACCCATGAGACCTGCCCAGATCATTGCAGGAAAAGTCCTGCCCTACTTACTATTATCAGTAATCAATGCCGTGATTATAATTGCCCTTGGTTTTTATGTTTTTCACGTGCCTATTGAGGGAAGTCTCATCCTTCTATTGGCAGAATCTATATTATTTATTGCCATGGCTCTGGCTTTGGGAATCATGATCTCAGCCGTATCGCCTAATCAGCAGGTTGCCATGATGATATCGATGTTTGCTCTGATGATGCCAACAATGCTTTTATCGGGATTTATTTTCCCAATCGACAGCATGCCCATCCCGCTTCAGTGGTTTAGCATTTTAATGCCACCCCGATGGTTTATTGTCATTCTGAAACGCATCATGTTGAAAGGGGTCAGCTTTACGTATGTCTGGAAAGAAACAGCCATAATTTCTGGTATGTTTATTTTCTTTCTTGTCGTGAGTATCCGGAAATTTAAAATCAGGCTGGAATAG
- a CDS encoding ABC transporter permease produces the protein MAVLVFAATFDLKHIDIAVVDPRPTQSSRQIIASLQGNPLYSVNTFTHVADAEKYFLMDEKDLILVFPIHFEKKTFDKGFEVQILADAVNSRSAQLAVAYLQETLIKHVPGIFMNVSGLSERTTQKARINVIPRYLYNPDLDYKQYMFPGLIVVVTSAVGIFLTAFNIVREKEVGTIEQVNVSPIHKTVFIVGKLIPFWIIAIFEMSFGLLIGHLFYDITVAGPLGDLFIFTVAYLLLGLGLGLLLSTFAHTQQQVMFLSWFFMMIFILMSGLFTSIESMPLWAQKANILNPMAHFMKVIRMIMLKGSTLSDVLRTFLFILGYAFVVLLAAVIRYRKNE, from the coding sequence ATGGCTGTCCTGGTATTTGCCGCGACTTTTGACCTGAAACATATTGACATTGCCGTGGTAGATCCCAGACCAACTCAGTCATCCCGGCAGATTATTGCTTCATTACAAGGCAACCCGCTATACTCTGTCAACACATTTACCCATGTGGCAGATGCTGAAAAGTATTTTCTCATGGATGAAAAAGATCTCATTCTTGTCTTTCCCATCCACTTTGAAAAAAAGACGTTTGATAAGGGTTTTGAGGTTCAGATTTTAGCTGATGCAGTTAACAGCCGGAGTGCCCAACTGGCAGTCGCCTATTTACAGGAAACGCTAATAAAACATGTCCCCGGAATTTTTATGAATGTTTCCGGATTGTCAGAAAGAACAACGCAAAAAGCCCGGATAAATGTGATTCCCCGCTATCTATATAATCCTGATTTGGATTATAAGCAATATATGTTTCCCGGGTTGATTGTGGTGGTAACCTCAGCTGTTGGAATTTTCCTGACAGCCTTCAATATTGTCAGGGAAAAAGAAGTCGGTACGATTGAACAAGTAAATGTGAGTCCTATCCATAAAACAGTCTTTATTGTAGGGAAACTGATTCCTTTTTGGATTATTGCCATATTTGAAATGTCCTTTGGATTGCTCATCGGACATTTATTTTATGATATAACCGTTGCAGGCCCACTGGGAGATTTGTTCATTTTTACCGTAGCATATTTATTGTTGGGATTGGGACTTGGGCTTTTACTCAGCACATTTGCTCATACACAACAACAGGTGATGTTTCTAAGCTGGTTTTTTATGATGATTTTTATTTTGATGAGTGGACTCTTTACATCCATTGAAAGCATGCCCCTTTGGGCTCAAAAAGCAAATATTTTAAACCCAATGGCCCACTTTATGAAGGTCATCCGAATGATCATGTTAAAAGGGTCCACTCTATCAGATGTCCTCCGGACCTTTCTTTTTATTCTGGGCTATGCCTTTGTCGTCCTATTGGCAGCTGTTATCAGGTACCGTAAAAATGAGTGA
- the msrB gene encoding peptide-methionine (R)-S-oxide reductase MsrB, with product MNLSKLTAIAIIILMANAVVSGENMSDQDKQKLYKNLSPESYHVAVECGTEPPFSGKYLYNKEEGTYVCIVCGNPLFSSETKYDSGSGWPSFTDVLKSENIKTKTDFRYGLQRTEVKCAQCDAHLGHVFEDGPGKTGLRYCINSAALDFSQDSLKTDP from the coding sequence ATGAATCTATCAAAACTGACAGCTATTGCGATCATAATTCTGATGGCCAATGCTGTTGTATCAGGAGAAAATATGAGTGATCAAGATAAACAGAAATTATACAAAAATTTGTCACCTGAGTCCTATCATGTTGCTGTAGAATGCGGTACTGAACCACCCTTTTCGGGAAAATATCTTTACAATAAGGAAGAGGGAACCTATGTCTGCATAGTTTGTGGAAATCCTTTGTTTTCGTCGGAAACAAAATATGATTCAGGTTCCGGATGGCCCAGTTTTACCGATGTGTTAAAGTCAGAAAATATTAAGACCAAAACTGATTTCAGATATGGGTTGCAGCGGACAGAGGTGAAATGTGCCCAATGTGATGCCCATTTAGGTCATGTTTTTGAGGATGGACCCGGCAAGACAGGATTGCGTTATTGTATCAATTCTGCCGCCCTGGATTTTAGTCAGGACAGCCTGAAAACCGATCCTTAG
- a CDS encoding GntG family PLP-dependent aldolase: MKRIDLRSDTITKPTPAMVNAMMKAEVGDDVLGDDPTVIRLQKKVSERFGKEAGLFVPSGTMSNQIAIRTHTQPGQEIICEMGAHIFNFEGGGPAVLSGVQIRPVKGNYGIMDPEYVEENLRFDDNVHHAPTALIELENTHNRGGGTIIPMKNIQDIRKIADKYELPMHLDGARIWNAHVATHIPLQEYAQYFESVSVCFSKGLGAPVGSMLLGSAEFIHKAKRWRKVFGGGMRQSGYLAAAAEYAFEYHIDRLIEDHARAAFFANELAQMRGLAVNLETVQTNIVMIDVLSIPAAELHHKLMKFGLDILPVSPTRLRAVFHLHIDDEMTERAVNIFERVMSDEC, translated from the coding sequence ATGAAACGTATCGATTTACGAAGTGACACGATAACAAAACCCACACCTGCTATGGTAAATGCCATGATGAAAGCAGAAGTAGGTGATGATGTGCTGGGTGACGATCCCACGGTTATCCGTCTCCAGAAAAAAGTTTCCGAACGATTTGGCAAGGAAGCCGGTTTGTTTGTTCCCAGCGGTACTATGAGCAACCAAATTGCCATCAGGACTCATACTCAGCCGGGGCAGGAAATCATTTGTGAAATGGGTGCCCATATTTTCAACTTTGAAGGAGGTGGACCTGCCGTGTTATCCGGTGTACAAATCCGGCCGGTCAAAGGTAATTACGGAATTATGGATCCGGAATATGTTGAAGAAAATCTCCGTTTTGATGATAATGTGCATCACGCGCCAACCGCACTGATTGAGCTGGAAAATACACATAACCGGGGGGGCGGAACCATCATCCCCATGAAAAATATTCAGGATATCCGAAAAATTGCCGATAAATATGAACTCCCCATGCATCTGGACGGAGCCCGGATCTGGAATGCCCATGTGGCAACACATATTCCACTACAGGAATATGCGCAGTATTTTGAATCTGTGTCCGTCTGTTTCAGCAAGGGATTGGGGGCACCCGTTGGCAGTATGCTTTTGGGATCGGCTGAATTCATTCATAAAGCGAAACGCTGGCGAAAAGTTTTTGGTGGTGGTATGCGTCAATCGGGATATTTAGCTGCAGCGGCAGAGTATGCCTTTGAATACCATATCGACAGACTGATTGAAGATCACGCCCGGGCGGCATTTTTTGCCAATGAACTGGCCCAAATGAGAGGATTGGCCGTGAATCTTGAAACAGTCCAGACAAATATCGTCATGATTGATGTACTATCTATTCCTGCTGCAGAATTACACCACAAACTCATGAAATTCGGTCTGGATATTCTTCCCGTCTCCCCGACACGTTTACGGGCTGTATTTCACTTGCATATCGATGATGAAATGACAGAAAGAGCGGTAAATATTTTTGAAAGAGTGATGAGTGATGAGTGCTGA
- a CDS encoding nucleotidyltransferase family protein, which translates to MDTQRNIAFIPAAGLGKRLKDETKDIPKALVEVQGKPMIFWILKKISAAGITDFVINIHHHADKLIAWLSEYQISNSDIRIHMSLEKDRLLDTGGALKKARPILENFSHVLVHNVDIFSDFNVSSFMEYSISQDLDALLLVSDRKSSRYLLLDQSMKLCGWENRNTDERLIIGNTRNPLKARAFSGIYSMSPELLNHVPEEDVFSVIPWFLHLSNKHKIFAFEHDVSHWYDAGKPPSLKVLREMSFENFKQMTETT; encoded by the coding sequence ATGGATACACAACGAAACATAGCCTTTATTCCGGCTGCCGGTCTGGGAAAACGGCTTAAAGACGAAACAAAAGATATTCCCAAGGCACTTGTTGAAGTCCAAGGGAAACCCATGATTTTTTGGATTTTAAAAAAGATAAGTGCTGCAGGTATCACAGATTTTGTCATCAATATCCACCACCATGCCGATAAACTCATAGCCTGGCTTTCTGAATATCAAATATCTAATTCGGATATTCGTATCCATATGTCGCTTGAAAAAGATAGACTGTTGGATACAGGCGGGGCTTTAAAAAAAGCAAGACCTATTCTGGAAAATTTTTCTCATGTCCTTGTTCATAATGTGGATATCTTTTCGGATTTCAATGTATCGTCTTTTATGGAATATAGTATTTCACAAGATTTGGATGCATTGCTTCTGGTGTCTGACAGGAAATCAAGTCGATACCTCTTGCTGGATCAGTCCATGAAACTCTGTGGCTGGGAAAACAGGAACACAGATGAAAGACTCATCATAGGCAATACAAGAAATCCATTGAAAGCCCGGGCATTCAGTGGGATATATTCAATGTCCCCGGAATTACTGAATCACGTTCCGGAAGAAGACGTCTTTTCAGTGATTCCCTGGTTCTTACATCTGTCAAACAAGCATAAAATCTTTGCTTTTGAACATGATGTAAGTCACTGGTATGACGCAGGTAAGCCTCCCTCGTTAAAAGTACTGAGAGAGATGTCCTTTGAGAATTTTAAACAAATGACGGAGACTACATGA
- a CDS encoding RNase adapter RapZ — protein MKDTERVSELFKHFSGEYPRSVSPLPRSGSDRHYYRLSDDSGQTYIAATNPDKKENLAFLSFTKHFRKKDFPVPKLYSEDLKNNCYLLEDLGDLTLFGYSRQVRTSQIFPRTLINVYKKILEILPRFQIEGRSGLDFSVCYPRDSFDKQSMMWDMSYFKYYFLKLAHIPFDEQLLEDDFNRLSGFLLQVDCDYFLYRDFQSRNIMLRGDSLDPWFIDYQGGRKGALQYDLASLLWDGKADIPYDIRSYLLEYYLDQLEQYLPVNRDAFIEYYYGYVLIRIMQAMGSYGYRGFYERKRHFLQSIPYALKNVEWLLKNVDWPIQLPTLLHVLEDMLESKALKKYTKNLEKSDLTVTINSFSYHRGLPEDPHGHGGGFVFDCRGIHNPGRYDEYKSLTGKDEEVIRFFNKESEMDDFLINVYQIVDQTVESYIERHFSHLQVNFGCTGGQHRSVYCAEALARHLLDKYDLNVILNHRDQESWIHNET, from the coding sequence ATGAAAGATACGGAACGGGTGTCGGAACTCTTTAAGCATTTTTCGGGAGAATATCCCAGATCGGTTTCTCCGCTTCCTCGTTCCGGATCAGACCGGCATTATTATCGTTTGTCTGATGATTCGGGACAGACCTATATTGCTGCAACGAATCCGGATAAAAAAGAAAATCTTGCTTTTTTAAGCTTTACCAAGCACTTCAGGAAAAAAGACTTTCCGGTTCCAAAGCTGTACAGTGAAGATCTAAAAAACAATTGTTATTTGTTGGAGGATTTGGGGGATCTGACTCTTTTTGGATATTCCCGCCAGGTCCGTACATCTCAGATATTTCCACGGACACTGATTAATGTGTATAAAAAAATTCTGGAAATCCTGCCCCGCTTTCAAATTGAAGGACGATCCGGTTTGGATTTCAGCGTTTGTTATCCACGTGACAGTTTTGATAAGCAATCTATGATGTGGGATATGTCTTATTTTAAGTATTACTTTTTAAAATTGGCGCATATCCCCTTTGATGAACAACTTTTGGAGGATGATTTTAACCGCTTGTCCGGTTTTCTCCTGCAGGTGGATTGTGATTATTTTCTCTACCGGGACTTTCAATCCCGGAATATCATGCTCAGAGGAGATTCTCTGGATCCCTGGTTTATTGATTACCAGGGAGGTCGAAAAGGGGCACTTCAATATGACCTTGCCTCTCTGTTATGGGATGGGAAGGCAGATATCCCCTATGATATCCGGTCATATCTCCTGGAATATTACCTGGATCAACTGGAACAGTATCTTCCTGTAAACCGGGATGCTTTTATCGAATATTATTATGGTTATGTCCTGATCCGGATTATGCAGGCAATGGGTTCGTACGGGTATCGAGGATTCTATGAGAGAAAACGACACTTCCTTCAAAGTATTCCTTATGCCCTGAAAAACGTGGAATGGCTATTGAAAAATGTGGACTGGCCCATACAACTCCCCACCCTTTTACATGTTCTGGAAGACATGCTTGAATCCAAAGCACTGAAAAAATATACAAAGAATTTGGAAAAATCAGATTTAACCGTCACGATTAATAGTTTTTCTTATCACAGGGGATTACCGGAGGATCCACATGGACACGGTGGAGGATTTGTTTTTGACTGCCGGGGAATTCACAATCCGGGACGCTATGATGAATACAAATCACTGACCGGAAAAGATGAAGAAGTCATCCGCTTTTTTAATAAGGAAAGTGAAATGGATGATTTTCTGATAAACGTGTATCAAATCGTGGATCAAACAGTCGAATCCTATATCGAACGTCATTTTTCTCATCTGCAGGTAAATTTTGGGTGTACCGGAGGTCAACACCGGTCAGTTTATTGTGCTGAAGCCCTTGCCCGCCATCTGTTGGATAAATATGATTTGAATGTTATTCTGAATCACCGGGATCAGGAATCATGGATACACAACGAAACATAG
- the queA_1 gene encoding tRNA preQ1(34) S-adenosylmethionine ribosyltransferase-isomerase QueA, which produces MNKESSNSLIYRDTYNYDLPEELIAQYPLKDRDHSRLLVLKRDTGHIEHKTFDHLPDLLQPGDLLVFNETKVISARLKGHKTTGGKAEIFLLNQKDECHWECLVKPGRRLRPGTAVTFSDTFKAEIKDVLEEGGRLVKFIWEGDFWNTLEEHGQIPLPPYVHREPEPSDKDHYQTVYARTYGSVAAHTAGLHFTPEILDKLSMKGVETAFVNLRVGLGTFRPVKTKRIDQHTMHREYCEIPIHTANTVNQALNEGRRVIAVGTTSTRTLESFAENGRVKSGGHFTDIFIYPGGRPIQIINGLITNFHMPKSTLLMLVSAFAGYENIMNAYNIAVQKKYRFFSYGDAMMIL; this is translated from the coding sequence ATGAATAAAGAATCTTCCAACTCTCTTATATACCGGGATACATACAATTATGACCTGCCGGAAGAACTGATTGCCCAGTATCCGCTTAAAGACAGGGATCATTCCAGGCTTTTAGTGTTGAAGAGAGATACCGGTCATATTGAGCACAAGACCTTTGATCATTTGCCTGATTTACTTCAACCCGGTGATTTACTTGTGTTTAATGAGACAAAAGTCATTTCTGCCCGCCTGAAAGGACATAAAACGACTGGAGGAAAAGCTGAAATATTTCTGCTGAATCAAAAAGATGAATGCCATTGGGAATGTCTTGTTAAGCCGGGACGCCGTTTGCGTCCGGGGACAGCTGTTACTTTTTCCGATACGTTCAAAGCGGAAATTAAGGATGTCCTGGAAGAAGGGGGGAGGCTCGTTAAATTTATCTGGGAAGGTGATTTTTGGAATACCCTTGAGGAACATGGCCAGATCCCCCTTCCACCTTATGTCCACCGGGAACCGGAACCTTCAGATAAAGATCATTACCAGACTGTATATGCCCGTACATACGGTTCGGTGGCTGCCCATACAGCCGGACTTCATTTTACACCGGAAATCTTGGATAAATTATCAATGAAAGGCGTAGAAACAGCTTTTGTCAATCTCCGTGTCGGGTTGGGCACATTTAGACCGGTAAAAACAAAACGTATCGATCAACATACCATGCATCGCGAGTATTGTGAAATTCCCATACATACGGCGAATACTGTAAATCAAGCTCTGAATGAAGGCAGGCGTGTTATCGCTGTCGGAACCACCTCCACCCGAACCCTGGAAAGTTTTGCAGAAAATGGAAGAGTGAAGTCCGGTGGACATTTCACGGACATTTTTATCTATCCTGGCGGAAGACCTATTCAAATCATCAACGGCCTGATTACCAATTTCCACATGCCCAAATCCACACTCCTGATGCTTGTATCTGCCTTTGCCGGGTACGAAAACATTATGAATGCTTATAATATCGCTGTTCAAAAGAAATATCGTTTTTTCAGTTATGGCGATGCGATGATGATACTTTAA